From Amycolatopsis sp. cg9, one genomic window encodes:
- a CDS encoding TOMM precursor leader peptide-binding protein yields MRTTAVNARVPEDGGATPTRAPAFRRHLRAEVRAGKGAYLFSEQGVIAMRGAKIESLAALLDGKHDLDRLLRDRPGGMAPEEVAALLAQLVDAGLVTLRSQSDEDRLGDERALAYWDACGVDADLVAARQGTVRLTAVGDSADGVDPGAVERALAGAGLGVVRADEGAADLSVVLCADYLDPRLAVVDAEHRRAGRPWLLARPFGAQVWIGPVLQPAGACWHCLTHRLWGHRHAEACVQEELGHAGPARRPMPALPPLTSAAAHLVALEAAKWVAGYRYHGQQCVWTLDTLDLQGRLHELRRRPQCPGCGDPWQVAWRSVRPVTLRPAKKATTGGGGHRTATPSQMLERHRHLISPVTGIIKEIQPDPAAPPFANAYRSGPNVARGITGMAALRAGLRCENGGKGVSPLDAEVSALCEAAERFSGNFQGDELRIRGSYDELGEEAVHPNACMLFAGRQYVDRLAWNRAHADFQHVPEPFDPAARTDWTPVWSPSGRRRLLPTSYLYYGTPRESAARGVRADSNGAAAGSSLEDAILQGALELVERDAVALWWYNRTPVPGVDLASFADAWLEEMAGNYAAIGRELWVLDVTSDLGVPVTVALSRRTDGPHEDIMMGFGAHLDPRIAVRRAVTELNQMLPVVQEGGHGLDDPDARRWLAYATVANQPYLRPAAGQRMRTAADFPFVNRPDVRDDVEALGRVFDRAGLELLVLDQTRPDVGIPVVKVLVPGLRPFWARFAPGRLFDVPVALGRLETPTPYERLNPFPMFL; encoded by the coding sequence ATGCGCACGACAGCTGTCAACGCACGGGTCCCGGAAGACGGCGGCGCGACCCCGACGCGGGCCCCGGCCTTCCGCCGCCACCTGCGAGCCGAGGTCAGGGCGGGCAAAGGGGCGTACCTGTTCTCCGAGCAGGGCGTGATCGCGATGCGCGGGGCGAAGATCGAGTCGCTCGCGGCGCTCCTGGACGGCAAGCACGACCTGGACCGGCTCCTGCGGGACCGGCCCGGTGGCATGGCCCCGGAGGAGGTCGCCGCGCTGCTGGCGCAACTGGTCGACGCCGGGCTGGTGACGTTGCGCAGCCAGAGCGACGAAGACCGGCTCGGCGACGAACGCGCGCTGGCCTATTGGGACGCGTGCGGCGTGGACGCCGACCTCGTGGCCGCACGGCAGGGCACCGTGCGGCTGACGGCGGTCGGCGACAGCGCCGACGGGGTCGACCCCGGTGCGGTCGAGCGGGCGCTCGCCGGTGCCGGGCTCGGGGTGGTGCGCGCGGACGAGGGTGCCGCCGATCTCTCGGTCGTGCTGTGCGCCGACTACCTCGACCCGCGGCTGGCCGTGGTCGACGCCGAACACCGGCGGGCCGGGCGGCCGTGGCTCCTGGCGCGCCCGTTCGGCGCCCAGGTGTGGATCGGCCCGGTGCTGCAGCCGGCCGGCGCCTGCTGGCACTGCCTGACCCACCGGCTGTGGGGCCACCGGCACGCCGAGGCGTGCGTGCAGGAGGAGCTGGGCCACGCCGGGCCGGCGCGCCGCCCGATGCCGGCGTTGCCGCCGCTGACCTCGGCCGCGGCGCACCTCGTCGCGCTGGAGGCGGCCAAGTGGGTGGCCGGGTACCGCTACCACGGCCAGCAGTGCGTCTGGACGCTCGACACGCTGGACCTGCAGGGCCGGCTGCACGAGCTGCGCCGCCGGCCGCAGTGCCCCGGCTGCGGCGACCCGTGGCAGGTCGCGTGGCGTTCGGTCCGCCCGGTGACGCTGCGGCCGGCCAAGAAGGCGACCACCGGGGGCGGCGGGCACCGCACGGCCACGCCGTCGCAGATGCTCGAACGGCACCGGCACCTGATCAGCCCGGTCACCGGGATCATCAAGGAGATCCAGCCGGACCCGGCCGCGCCGCCGTTCGCCAACGCCTACCGCTCCGGGCCCAACGTCGCCCGCGGCATCACCGGGATGGCCGCGCTGCGCGCCGGGCTGCGCTGCGAGAACGGCGGCAAGGGCGTCAGCCCGCTCGACGCGGAGGTCAGCGCGCTCTGCGAGGCGGCGGAACGGTTCTCCGGCAACTTCCAGGGCGACGAGCTGCGCATCCGCGGCTCCTACGACGAGCTGGGCGAGGAAGCCGTCCACCCCAACGCCTGCATGCTCTTCGCCGGCCGGCAGTACGTCGACCGCCTTGCCTGGAACCGCGCGCACGCCGACTTCCAGCACGTCCCCGAGCCGTTCGACCCGGCGGCCCGCACCGACTGGACGCCGGTGTGGTCGCCGTCCGGGCGCCGCCGCCTGCTGCCGACGTCCTACCTGTACTACGGGACCCCGCGGGAGAGCGCGGCGCGCGGGGTGCGCGCCGACTCGAACGGCGCGGCGGCGGGCAGCAGCCTGGAGGACGCGATCCTGCAGGGCGCGCTCGAACTCGTCGAACGCGACGCCGTGGCGCTGTGGTGGTACAACCGGACGCCGGTGCCGGGGGTCGACCTCGCGTCCTTCGCCGACGCGTGGCTGGAGGAGATGGCGGGCAACTACGCGGCGATCGGCCGCGAGCTGTGGGTCCTCGACGTGACCTCCGACCTGGGGGTCCCGGTGACCGTCGCGCTTTCGCGGCGGACCGACGGCCCGCACGAAGACATCATGATGGGTTTCGGCGCGCACCTGGACCCGCGGATCGCGGTGCGCCGCGCGGTGACCGAGCTCAACCAGATGCTGCCGGTCGTGCAGGAAGGCGGCCACGGGCTCGACGACCCGGACGCGCGGCGCTGGCTCGCCTACGCGACCGTCGCCAACCAGCCGTACCTGCGGCCGGCGGCGGGGCAGCGGATGCGGACCGCCGCGGACTTCCCGTTCGTCAACCGGCCCGACGTCCGCGACGACGTCGAGGCGCTGGGGCGGGTGTTCGACCGCGCGGGCCTGGAACTGCTGGTGCTCGACCAGACGCGCCCGGACGTCGGGATCCCCGTGGTCAAGGTGCTCGTCCCGGGCCTGCGCCCCTTCTGGGCCCGGTTCGCCCCCGGCCGGCTGTTCGACGTGCCGGTCGCGCTGGGCAGGCTCGAGACGCCGACGCCGTACGAGCGGCTCAACCCGTTCCCGATGTTCCTCTGA
- a CDS encoding helix-turn-helix domain-containing protein has translation MDEIVRQAVARAIVTMRDNLGERLTIDDLARAAMFSKFHFTRVFLRVTGLSPGRFLSALRLAEAKRLLATTVISVADISHQVGYNSVGTFSARFSGSVGISPSGYRQLHGMAPRIADRQAEPGSGATVRGQLRLSSPADVGPVFIGLFSARIAEGTPARHVVVPGPGPYALADVPLGSWYVLTHAFGTCALDGNQALRPFTGLTGPVHIQRGVTASLADVRLRPRHGFDPPVLLALPDLRQAAVSRSLAS, from the coding sequence ATGGATGAGATCGTCCGGCAAGCCGTGGCACGAGCGATCGTGACCATGCGAGACAACCTGGGCGAGCGGCTCACGATCGACGACCTCGCCCGCGCGGCCATGTTCAGCAAGTTCCACTTCACCCGCGTGTTCCTGCGGGTCACCGGGCTCTCGCCCGGCCGGTTCCTCTCGGCCCTGCGGCTGGCGGAAGCGAAACGCCTGCTCGCGACCACCGTGATCTCGGTGGCCGACATCAGCCACCAGGTCGGGTACAACAGCGTCGGCACCTTCAGCGCGCGGTTCAGCGGCAGCGTCGGCATCTCGCCGTCCGGGTACCGCCAGCTGCACGGCATGGCGCCGCGGATCGCCGACCGGCAGGCCGAGCCGGGCTCGGGCGCCACGGTGCGCGGGCAGCTGCGCCTCTCGTCGCCGGCCGATGTCGGACCGGTGTTCATCGGGCTCTTCAGCGCCCGCATCGCCGAGGGCACCCCCGCCCGGCACGTGGTCGTGCCCGGTCCCGGGCCGTACGCGCTGGCCGACGTTCCGCTCGGGTCATGGTACGTGCTGACCCACGCCTTCGGCACCTGCGCGCTGGACGGCAACCAGGCGCTGCGGCCGTTCACCGGCCTCACCGGCCCGGTGCACATCCAGCGCGGCGTCACGGCGAGCCTGGCCGACGTGCGGCTGCGCCCGCGCCACGGCTTCGACCCGCCCGTCCTGCTGGCCCTCCCGGACCTGCGCCAGGCCGCGGTTTCGCGTTCGCTGGCGAGCTGA
- a CDS encoding DNA-binding response regulator, whose translation MIKVLLAEDMHMVRGALVALLNLESDIEVVAEVSTGDQILPAAKAAQPDVAIIDIDLPGKDGLSAAIEIHESLPDVHTLILTSLGRPGTVRRALDAKVNGFLLKDAPSDKLANAVRSVAIGRRVIDSELALAAWETDDCPLTPREIEILSLAARGRTVADIASELFLSAGTVRNYLAAVVTKLNARNRVHAIRIATEAEWL comes from the coding sequence GTGATCAAGGTGTTGCTGGCCGAGGACATGCACATGGTCCGCGGCGCGCTCGTCGCCTTGCTGAACCTCGAATCCGACATCGAGGTCGTCGCCGAGGTGTCCACGGGGGACCAGATCCTGCCCGCCGCGAAGGCGGCCCAGCCCGATGTCGCGATCATCGACATCGACCTGCCGGGCAAGGACGGCCTGTCCGCCGCGATCGAAATCCACGAGAGCCTGCCGGACGTCCACACGCTGATCCTGACCAGCCTCGGCCGGCCGGGCACGGTCCGCCGGGCGCTGGACGCCAAGGTGAACGGCTTCCTGCTCAAGGACGCGCCGTCGGACAAGCTGGCGAACGCGGTCCGGTCGGTCGCGATCGGACGCCGGGTCATCGACAGCGAACTGGCGCTCGCCGCCTGGGAAACCGACGACTGCCCGCTGACCCCGCGCGAGATCGAGATCCTCTCGCTGGCGGCCCGCGGGCGCACGGTCGCCGACATCGCGTCCGAGCTGTTCCTGTCGGCGGGCACGGTCCGCAACTACCTGGCCGCCGTGGTGACGAAGCTGAACGCCCGCAACCGGGTCCACGCCATCCGCATCGCCACCGAAGCCGAGTGGCTCTGA
- a CDS encoding DNA-binding response regulator, producing MIRVLVAEDMHIVRGALVALLRLEPDIEVVAEVASGLEILPTARAKQAQVAVIDIDLPGKDGLTAAGELHEQLPECRTLILTSLGRPGTLRRALDAKVGGFLLKDAPPDKLANAVRGVLAGRRMVDGDLALAAWDTVDCPLTGRELDVLRMTAQGYGTVEVAARLYLSAGTVRNYLTTIVAKLNARNRVDAIRIAEESGWL from the coding sequence GTGATCAGAGTGCTGGTTGCCGAGGACATGCACATCGTGCGGGGCGCGCTGGTCGCCCTGCTGCGGCTGGAGCCCGACATCGAGGTCGTCGCGGAGGTCGCGTCCGGGCTGGAGATCCTGCCCACCGCGAGGGCCAAGCAGGCGCAGGTGGCGGTCATCGACATCGACCTGCCGGGCAAGGACGGGCTCACCGCGGCCGGTGAGCTGCACGAGCAGCTCCCGGAGTGCCGGACCCTCATCCTGACCAGCCTGGGCAGGCCCGGGACGCTCAGGCGCGCCCTGGACGCCAAGGTGGGCGGGTTCCTGCTGAAGGACGCCCCGCCCGACAAGCTGGCCAACGCCGTGCGCGGGGTCCTCGCGGGCCGCCGCATGGTCGACGGGGACCTGGCGCTGGCCGCCTGGGACACGGTGGACTGCCCGCTCACCGGCCGCGAGCTCGACGTGCTGCGGATGACCGCGCAGGGCTACGGGACCGTCGAAGTCGCCGCGCGCCTGTACCTGTCGGCCGGCACGGTCCGGAACTACCTGACGACCATCGTCGCGAAGCTCAACGCCCGCAACCGGGTCGACGCCATCCGCATCGCGGAAGAGTCCGGCTGGCTCTGA
- a CDS encoding winged helix-turn-helix transcriptional regulator produces MPTSARTYGQFCGLARALEIVGERWSLLVVRDLMLGPKRFTDLQRTLPRIPVSILTSRLNELEESGVVRRRVLSQLDGGIVYELTEYGTELDHIVLDLGLWGSRSLTYPKPDEVFTLDTAIISLYTTFQEEAATGVHVNYELHHPGDMVVHAMVDDGALKASAGALPAADLVIEPQGPALLDLLNGNLSAPDAIASGKVRVEGDPAHLDLFTRLFRVPPAPDRPTGLVAH; encoded by the coding sequence ATGCCTACCTCTGCTCGCACCTACGGACAGTTCTGCGGCCTGGCCCGGGCGCTCGAGATCGTCGGCGAGCGCTGGTCGCTGCTCGTCGTCCGTGACCTCATGCTCGGCCCGAAGCGGTTCACCGACCTGCAGCGCACCCTGCCGCGCATCCCGGTGAGCATCCTGACTTCGCGGCTCAACGAGCTCGAAGAGTCGGGTGTGGTCCGGCGCCGCGTGCTGTCGCAGCTGGACGGCGGCATCGTCTACGAGCTCACCGAGTACGGCACCGAGCTCGACCACATCGTGCTCGACCTCGGCCTGTGGGGCTCGCGGTCGCTGACCTACCCGAAGCCGGACGAGGTCTTCACGCTCGACACCGCGATCATCTCGCTCTACACGACCTTCCAGGAGGAGGCCGCCACGGGCGTGCACGTCAACTACGAGCTGCACCACCCCGGCGACATGGTCGTGCACGCGATGGTCGACGACGGCGCGCTCAAGGCGTCCGCGGGCGCGCTGCCCGCCGCCGACCTGGTGATCGAGCCGCAGGGGCCGGCGCTGCTGGACCTGCTGAACGGCAACCTGTCGGCGCCGGACGCGATCGCCAGCGGCAAGGTCCGCGTCGAGGGCGACCCGGCGCACCTGGATCTGTTCACCCGCCTGTTCCGCGTCCCGCCCGCGCCCGACCGCCCGACCGGCCTCGTCGCGCACTGA
- a CDS encoding sensor histidine kinase: MSPVAALEPPTGRSATAEPRGTTAADRRPRLATYLAAAIVVVVVAGFGVVGVVNLLPTSVDGWHAVYAIAAVAGLLAIQLLWFSRPGAQLDSATSRVLLAVVVVLAYLPIPTFGVYWADMPDFVGGAALLVLPPRWAWPTLVTVCLSVVFVYWIFDAAPLSAIYNGLAAAFYSFLFYLLARLVRLVNELHQARTELAQRAVAEQRLAFARDLHDLLGLSLSAIALKGELVHRLMRKSVDRAKAELGEITATAQRTLSDVRAVSHGYRELSLEKESRTAETLLSASDIAVQIHLDQGDLPVQARTLLARVLREGVTNVLRYSEVEHCEIDVRHHDGKVTLEIVNDGVTADDPALGPDSKLTALPDEVAALGGTATVKTGADGRFRLRVDLPVPDRTVRSAAPETERSASDSKRIRWLLPACMAIMGCGATVHVLQLTTQAWQVALVVGCVVALLALQFSYFNRPLTQLRSVQSYGMLFVQICLTYLPLLPLGANWVSVPGLLIGTGLLVLPPVAGWAFFAVNIAAYAEIQRFSGADVTSTVFYTAATVMTGLAVFGLLWLVRLVTELDITRRRLAEMALAEERLRFARDLHDLLGMSLSAIALKSELTARVLPLDRDRAAEELTEVLGLTRQALSDVRSVASGYRELSLDSESRTAKSVLVAADVRVRMEMLEDDLPMPVRTVLAVVLREGVTNVLRHSRVESCEIAMRRMDNGICLDIVNDGVERNGDGPRSARQEPGAAGAPAAPAEPAVPAPRRPDTVVTPRDTSPGSGIGNLSHRVTDLGGELTAGVEPDGRFRLRVVVPV, from the coding sequence ATGTCTCCGGTCGCCGCACTCGAGCCCCCCACCGGGCGCTCAGCGACCGCCGAACCCCGCGGCACGACCGCGGCGGACCGGCGTCCACGACTGGCCACCTACCTGGCGGCGGCCATCGTCGTCGTCGTGGTCGCCGGGTTCGGCGTGGTCGGCGTGGTGAACCTGCTGCCGACGTCGGTCGACGGCTGGCACGCCGTGTACGCGATCGCCGCCGTCGCCGGGCTGCTCGCGATCCAGCTGCTGTGGTTCAGCCGGCCGGGCGCCCAGCTCGACTCGGCGACCAGCCGGGTCCTGCTCGCCGTCGTCGTCGTACTGGCCTACCTGCCCATCCCGACCTTCGGCGTCTACTGGGCGGACATGCCGGACTTCGTCGGCGGCGCGGCGCTGCTCGTGCTGCCGCCCCGGTGGGCCTGGCCGACGCTCGTCACGGTCTGCCTCAGCGTCGTCTTCGTCTACTGGATCTTCGACGCCGCGCCGCTGTCCGCGATCTACAACGGGCTCGCGGCCGCCTTCTACAGCTTCCTGTTCTACCTGCTGGCCCGGCTCGTCCGGCTGGTCAACGAACTGCACCAGGCCCGCACCGAACTGGCCCAGCGCGCGGTCGCGGAGCAGCGCCTCGCCTTCGCCCGCGACCTGCACGACCTGCTCGGGCTGAGCCTGTCCGCGATCGCCCTCAAGGGCGAGCTCGTGCACCGGCTGATGCGCAAGTCCGTGGACCGCGCCAAGGCCGAGCTGGGCGAGATCACCGCCACCGCGCAGCGCACCCTGTCCGACGTCCGCGCGGTGTCCCACGGTTACCGGGAGCTGTCGCTGGAGAAGGAGTCCCGGACCGCCGAGACGCTGCTGTCGGCCTCCGACATCGCCGTGCAGATCCACCTCGACCAGGGCGACCTGCCCGTACAGGCGCGCACGCTGCTCGCGCGGGTGCTGCGCGAAGGTGTCACGAACGTCCTGCGCTACAGCGAAGTCGAGCACTGCGAGATCGACGTCCGGCACCACGACGGCAAGGTCACCCTCGAGATCGTCAACGACGGGGTGACGGCGGACGACCCCGCGCTCGGCCCGGACAGCAAGCTGACCGCCCTGCCCGACGAGGTCGCCGCGCTCGGCGGCACCGCGACCGTGAAGACCGGCGCGGACGGCCGCTTCCGGCTGCGCGTCGACCTCCCGGTACCCGACCGGACGGTGCGGTCCGCCGCGCCCGAAACGGAGCGGTCGGCGAGCGACTCGAAGCGGATCCGCTGGCTGCTGCCGGCGTGCATGGCCATCATGGGGTGCGGCGCGACCGTGCACGTGCTCCAGCTGACCACGCAGGCGTGGCAGGTGGCGCTGGTGGTCGGCTGCGTGGTGGCGCTGCTGGCCCTGCAGTTCTCGTACTTCAACCGGCCGTTGACGCAGCTGCGGTCGGTGCAGAGCTACGGCATGCTCTTCGTCCAGATCTGCCTGACCTACCTGCCGCTGCTGCCGCTGGGCGCGAACTGGGTCAGCGTGCCCGGGTTGCTGATCGGGACCGGGCTGCTGGTCCTGCCGCCGGTGGCGGGCTGGGCGTTCTTCGCGGTCAACATCGCGGCCTACGCGGAGATCCAGCGGTTCTCCGGCGCGGACGTCACCTCGACGGTCTTCTACACCGCCGCGACCGTGATGACCGGGCTGGCCGTGTTCGGGCTGCTGTGGCTGGTGCGGCTGGTCACCGAGCTCGACATCACCCGGCGCCGGCTGGCCGAGATGGCGCTGGCCGAGGAACGCCTGCGGTTCGCCCGCGACCTGCACGACCTGCTCGGCATGAGCCTGTCCGCGATCGCGCTGAAGAGCGAGCTGACCGCGCGGGTGCTGCCGCTGGACCGCGACCGCGCCGCCGAGGAGCTGACCGAAGTCCTCGGCCTGACGCGGCAAGCCCTTTCCGACGTCCGGTCGGTCGCCAGCGGCTACCGCGAGCTGTCCCTCGACAGCGAGTCGCGCACCGCGAAGTCCGTGCTGGTGGCGGCCGACGTCCGGGTGCGGATGGAGATGCTCGAGGACGACCTGCCGATGCCGGTGCGGACGGTGCTGGCCGTCGTCCTGCGCGAAGGCGTCACGAACGTCCTGCGGCACAGCCGGGTCGAGAGCTGCGAGATCGCGATGCGCCGCATGGACAACGGGATCTGCCTCGACATCGTCAACGACGGCGTCGAGCGCAACGGCGACGGGCCCCGCTCCGCCCGCCAGGAGCCCGGCGCGGCCGGGGCGCCCGCGGCGCCGGCAGAACCCGCGGTGCCCGCACCGCGGCGCCCGGACACCGTCGTCACCCCGCGGGACACCTCGCCGGGCAGCGGGATCGGCAACCTGTCGCACCGGGTCACCGACCTCGGCGGTGAACTCACCGCCGGGGTCGAGCCGGACGGGCGCTTCCGGCTGCGCGTGGTCGTACCGGTCTGA
- a CDS encoding sensor histidine kinase, translated as MVYPVRVRGLRFRRQATQVADERRDSRALVLGAQAVAAVGVAVLAVLPVLTGAAPWFLRLAALACAAGLVAGHLFWFARGRVRRPWLALTAQAVLGFGPLLPLGEPWSTAGGFFAGGLLLVAPPARAVPWALLACVVAGVVSAVPGWPAGLLEAGLGSAVSAGVAALSLFGLATAARVVAGRAKEVCELKRRTIAEERMRFSRDLHDLLGLSLSAITLKGELVDRLVPGKPELAKAELAELLVMSRRALADVRTIAAGYRELSLDEECRAAAEVLSAAGTRVTVARSGIGELPPPVATTLGTVLREGVTNVVRHSTASWCAFSVSTENGTAWLEIVNDGANGAGGGEGSGAGLRNLGDRVEAMNGTLTTEVGPDGTHRLLVAIPVGSVRRERPRAS; from the coding sequence GTGGTTTATCCGGTGCGGGTGCGTGGGCTGCGGTTTCGGAGGCAGGCCACGCAGGTCGCGGACGAGCGGCGGGATTCCCGCGCGCTCGTGCTCGGCGCGCAGGCCGTGGCCGCCGTCGGCGTGGCGGTGCTGGCGGTCTTGCCGGTGCTGACCGGTGCGGCGCCCTGGTTCCTCCGGCTGGCCGCGCTGGCGTGCGCGGCGGGGCTGGTGGCCGGGCACCTGTTCTGGTTCGCCCGTGGCCGCGTCCGGCGCCCCTGGCTGGCCCTGACCGCGCAGGCCGTCCTGGGATTCGGGCCGTTGCTGCCGCTGGGAGAGCCGTGGAGCACCGCCGGCGGGTTCTTCGCCGGCGGCTTGCTGCTGGTGGCCCCGCCGGCCAGAGCGGTCCCCTGGGCGCTGCTCGCGTGCGTCGTGGCCGGGGTCGTTTCGGCGGTGCCGGGCTGGCCCGCCGGCTTGCTGGAAGCGGGGTTGGGGAGCGCGGTGTCGGCCGGCGTGGCGGCGCTGTCGCTGTTCGGGCTCGCGACGGCCGCGCGGGTGGTCGCCGGGCGGGCGAAGGAGGTGTGCGAGCTGAAGCGCCGGACCATCGCCGAGGAGCGCATGCGGTTCTCCCGCGACCTCCACGACCTGCTGGGATTGAGCCTTTCGGCCATCACCCTCAAGGGTGAACTCGTGGATCGCCTGGTGCCCGGCAAACCGGAGCTGGCCAAGGCGGAACTGGCGGAGCTGCTCGTGATGTCCCGGCGCGCGCTGGCCGACGTCCGCACGATCGCGGCCGGCTACCGCGAGCTGTCGCTGGACGAGGAGTGCCGCGCGGCGGCGGAGGTGCTGAGCGCCGCGGGCACCCGCGTGACGGTCGCCCGCTCCGGCATCGGCGAGCTGCCGCCGCCGGTGGCCACGACGCTGGGGACGGTGCTGCGCGAAGGCGTGACGAACGTGGTGCGCCACAGCACCGCGAGCTGGTGCGCGTTTTCGGTGAGCACGGAGAACGGCACGGCCTGGCTGGAGATCGTCAACGACGGCGCGAACGGCGCGGGCGGCGGCGAGGGCTCGGGAGCGGGGCTGCGCAACCTCGGCGACCGCGTGGAGGCCATGAACGGCACGCTGACGACGGAAGTGGGCCCGGACGGCACCCACCGCCTCCTGGTCGCCATCCCGGTCGGGTCGGTGCGCCGCGAACGCCCCCGGGCGAGCTGA
- a CDS encoding SagB/ThcOx family dehydrogenase — MPADHPEGIPETVRLWSLTEDTLLEAGDDDTIVAITWWGEYELAGIPGPVRESLGRMVLGPVSMGNLASSATGGAEAWAGALRKALNRLSGSVVHSLALNDGRGPLLSAIPVTQYPVFPTDPVPPGRLIKLSRFSAMRPDGGGLLLESPRARYRVALLRPAAVTVASSLARPVTVAQVAETTGLAEAVVGDIAAFLVASGVVLAADDWAEFAEDGDDDLAAWSPDDLMFHARSRTWQKGGSSEPGPRRTGAEPPVVKQITAGPTFPLHRPDAAALKATDPTLSSLLEEDHVCPEVTERALSAEQIGEFLFRAARVRSIGPTYLPGGPGHEASQRPYFSVACLYELEIYVAINRCAGLGRGIYHYDPLWHTLTLINDDAVALDGLLDLAMIGAGSHRRPSVLLTMTARMSRIAWVLGSAAYATTLLHVGALQQVLYLTAKAMGLAAHAVPVDAGDRVDRSLKLEWPAEVSVGECVLDFPGVG, encoded by the coding sequence TTGCCTGCAGACCACCCGGAGGGGATCCCGGAGACCGTCCGGCTCTGGTCCCTCACCGAAGACACCCTGCTGGAGGCGGGGGACGACGACACGATCGTCGCGATCACCTGGTGGGGTGAGTACGAACTGGCGGGCATCCCCGGGCCGGTCCGCGAATCACTGGGCCGGATGGTGCTCGGCCCGGTCTCGATGGGCAACCTCGCCTCGTCGGCGACCGGCGGCGCCGAAGCCTGGGCGGGCGCGCTGCGCAAGGCCTTGAACCGGCTGTCCGGCTCGGTCGTGCACTCGCTGGCGCTCAACGACGGCCGCGGGCCCCTGCTGTCGGCGATCCCGGTTACGCAGTACCCGGTCTTCCCCACCGATCCGGTGCCGCCCGGGCGGCTCATCAAGCTTTCGCGGTTCTCGGCGATGCGGCCGGACGGCGGCGGGCTGCTGCTCGAGTCGCCGCGCGCCCGGTACCGGGTCGCGCTGCTGCGCCCGGCCGCGGTGACCGTGGCGTCGTCGCTCGCCCGGCCGGTCACCGTCGCGCAGGTCGCCGAGACCACCGGGCTGGCCGAAGCGGTGGTGGGCGACATCGCCGCGTTCCTGGTGGCGTCCGGCGTGGTGCTGGCGGCCGACGACTGGGCGGAGTTCGCCGAGGACGGCGACGACGACCTCGCCGCCTGGTCGCCCGACGACCTGATGTTCCACGCGCGCAGCCGGACGTGGCAGAAGGGCGGGTCCTCGGAACCGGGGCCGCGCCGGACCGGCGCCGAGCCGCCGGTGGTCAAGCAGATCACCGCGGGCCCGACCTTCCCGTTGCACCGCCCCGACGCGGCGGCGCTCAAGGCGACCGACCCGACGCTGAGCTCGCTGCTCGAGGAAGACCACGTGTGCCCCGAGGTCACCGAGCGCGCGTTGTCGGCCGAGCAGATCGGGGAGTTCCTCTTCCGCGCCGCGCGGGTGCGCTCGATCGGGCCGACGTACCTGCCCGGCGGGCCCGGCCACGAGGCGTCCCAACGGCCGTACTTCAGCGTCGCCTGCCTGTACGAGCTCGAAATCTACGTCGCCATCAACCGGTGCGCGGGGCTCGGGCGCGGGATCTACCACTACGACCCGTTGTGGCACACGCTGACGCTCATCAACGACGACGCGGTGGCCCTGGACGGCCTGCTCGACCTGGCGATGATCGGCGCCGGCAGCCACCGCCGGCCGTCGGTGCTGCTGACGATGACCGCGCGGATGTCGCGGATCGCCTGGGTGCTCGGCAGCGCCGCGTACGCGACGACGCTGCTGCACGTCGGCGCGCTCCAGCAAGTCCTGTACCTCACGGCGAAGGCGATGGGGCTCGCCGCGCACGCCGTGCCGGTGGACGCCGGCGACCGCGTCGACCGGTCGCTGAAACTGGAGTGGCCCGCCGAAGTGAGCGTCGGCGAGTGCGTCCTCGACTTCCCCGGGGTCGGTTGA